One part of the Xanthocytophaga agilis genome encodes these proteins:
- a CDS encoding aminotransferase class I/II-fold pyridoxal phosphate-dependent enzyme, with protein sequence MIQIIQHLPDRVIQTEGKEFLYFSGTSYLGISRNPNFQGYLQEGITQYGTNYSSSRISNIQLDIFEETEQYLATYVKTEAALTFSSGFLAGQAIVRMLQTEGELFYAPRTHPALWTSNSDPSFLSSYQEWIEHICNTTEESTSSPLVFLTNSLDPLYGESYDFSWLQHLSTHKRFILVVDDSHGIGVIGNDGNGIAEQIPSLPHVEVIIVGSIGKALGIPGGVVAGNTQRIAQLKKSPFFTAGSPIPPAYLYAFLQAKGLYQDLRKKLFENIELFQQETLSLQLFQSFPNYPVFYTQHNTLYDSLYQHQILISSFPYPSPYHPYITRIILNASHTQEDIYQLINSLKIQKA encoded by the coding sequence ATGATACAGATTATACAACATCTACCTGACAGAGTCATTCAGACGGAGGGAAAAGAATTCTTATATTTTAGTGGTACATCGTATCTCGGAATTTCCAGAAATCCTAATTTTCAAGGATACTTACAGGAAGGTATTACCCAGTATGGTACTAATTACTCAAGTTCCCGTATATCCAATATACAACTGGATATTTTTGAAGAAACCGAACAATATCTGGCTACTTATGTAAAGACAGAGGCTGCACTTACTTTTTCTTCCGGCTTTCTGGCAGGACAAGCCATCGTGCGAATGCTACAGACAGAAGGTGAGCTATTCTATGCACCACGTACGCATCCGGCATTATGGACCAGCAACTCAGATCCTTCTTTTCTCTCTTCTTATCAGGAATGGATAGAACACATTTGCAATACAACAGAAGAGTCAACATCTTCTCCGCTGGTTTTTCTGACAAACTCCCTTGATCCCCTGTATGGAGAAAGCTATGACTTTTCCTGGTTACAGCACTTATCTACACATAAACGCTTTATACTGGTTGTAGATGATTCGCATGGCATTGGAGTAATAGGTAATGATGGTAATGGCATTGCAGAACAAATACCATCTCTTCCTCATGTTGAAGTCATTATTGTAGGTTCTATTGGGAAAGCATTGGGTATACCCGGAGGAGTAGTTGCAGGTAACACGCAACGAATCGCTCAGCTAAAAAAATCACCTTTTTTTACAGCAGGATCTCCTATCCCACCTGCCTATCTCTATGCCTTTCTCCAGGCAAAGGGACTTTATCAGGATCTACGAAAAAAACTTTTTGAAAATATTGAGCTTTTTCAACAGGAAACATTGTCCTTACAACTCTTCCAGTCATTTCCGAATTATCCGGTGTTTTACACCCAACACAATACGCTATATGACTCTCTCTATCAGCATCAGATACTAATTTCCAGTTTTCCATATCCATCTCCGTACCATCCCTACATAACACGGATTATTCTCAATGCTTCACATACTCAGGAAGATATCTATCAATTAATCAATAGTCTGAAAATACAAAAGGCATGA
- a CDS encoding dipeptide epimerase — MNLILRSFDLPLKHTFTISYDSRDVQPTLIVELTDGIHHGYGEATSNPYYGVTIESMTAILESLRNQIQDTPILSPEAFWLEMHSVLKDHSFAQCALDIAAHDWYGKSIGEPLYKHWGLSTQNLPLTNYTIGIDSVEKMVAKLKELPWPIYKIKLGTADDVAIVRELRKHTEAIFRVDANCAWTPEETIRNSYELQKLGVEFIEQPLKADNWTGMKEVYTHSALPLIADESCITENDVTKCHGHFHGINIKLVKCGGLTPARRMIAEARTLGMKVMVGCMTESTIGISAIGQLLPLLDYVDMDGALLLSKDIATGVSIDYGKVTFSNQNGTGAELIENA; from the coding sequence ATGAATCTGATCCTCCGTTCGTTTGACCTTCCATTAAAACACACATTTACCATCTCCTATGATTCCAGAGATGTACAACCTACTCTTATTGTAGAACTTACCGATGGAATACATCACGGATATGGGGAAGCAACATCCAACCCATATTATGGGGTAACTATCGAAAGTATGACGGCCATACTGGAAAGTCTTCGAAATCAGATTCAGGATACCCCTATTCTTTCACCTGAAGCATTCTGGCTGGAGATGCATTCGGTATTGAAAGATCACTCCTTTGCGCAATGTGCACTGGACATAGCTGCCCATGACTGGTATGGTAAATCGATAGGAGAACCACTCTATAAACATTGGGGCTTATCAACACAAAACCTGCCCCTCACTAATTATACCATTGGCATTGATTCGGTAGAAAAGATGGTTGCCAAACTCAAAGAACTTCCCTGGCCTATTTATAAGATCAAACTTGGCACAGCTGATGATGTAGCAATCGTACGTGAGCTACGCAAACATACAGAGGCTATATTCAGAGTAGATGCCAATTGCGCCTGGACTCCCGAAGAAACTATTCGCAACTCGTATGAACTGCAAAAGCTCGGTGTTGAATTTATAGAGCAACCTCTGAAAGCTGATAACTGGACAGGTATGAAAGAAGTATATACCCATTCAGCACTCCCTCTGATTGCCGATGAGAGCTGCATAACAGAAAATGATGTTACCAAATGTCATGGACATTTTCATGGTATCAATATAAAGCTGGTCAAATGTGGTGGTCTCACTCCTGCCCGACGCATGATTGCCGAAGCCCGTACCCTGGGTATGAAGGTTATGGTAGGTTGCATGACAGAATCTACGATAGGAATTTCAGCAATTGGACAACTACTCCCCCTATTGGACTATGTAGATATGGATGGGGCATTATTACTCAGTAAAGATATTGCAACAGGTGTATCCATAGACTATGGCAAAGTAACCTTTTCGAATCAGAATGGAACAGGAGCCGAATTAATCGAAAATGCCTAG
- a CDS encoding proline dehydrogenase family protein: MIDPKPVASTPQRISFDDTEIAFSSKSNSELRKMYGLFASMNSNFLVKTGTAFLKAAFAIKFPFVRQIIKNTIFEHFCGGETIEECEKTTRELWKFRVGTILDYSVEGAKTDAGFEATTQEIIRTIEKAAGNPAIPFSVFKITGLASTELLQKVQNGNALNSEEQKDFVHVKERVERICHKAYEKKVRIFIDAEETWIQDTIDRLAYEMMEMFNHEEPIVYNTFQMYRWDMLDNLKKAHEAAVEGGYFLGVKLVRGAYMEKEGRVAKAEGRQDPIQPNKPSTDRDFNDALRFCIANYPKIAICAGTHNEESTYFLIELMKEAGIAPADSHIFFAQLYGMSDNLSYNLSHAGYNVAKYVPYGPVAAVMPYLFRRASENTAIAGQSSREFRLIKKEMRRRKL; this comes from the coding sequence ATGATTGATCCCAAACCGGTAGCTAGCACCCCGCAGCGTATTTCCTTTGATGATACAGAAATCGCTTTCTCCTCCAAGTCAAACTCCGAACTGCGAAAAATGTATGGATTGTTTGCTTCTATGAACAGCAACTTTCTCGTAAAAACAGGAACAGCCTTTCTGAAAGCTGCTTTTGCTATAAAATTTCCTTTTGTACGACAGATTATTAAAAATACCATATTTGAGCATTTCTGTGGTGGAGAAACAATAGAAGAATGCGAAAAGACAACCAGAGAGTTATGGAAGTTTCGTGTGGGAACTATTCTGGATTACTCTGTAGAAGGAGCTAAAACGGATGCTGGATTTGAAGCTACTACACAGGAGATTATACGTACTATTGAAAAGGCAGCTGGTAATCCTGCTATTCCTTTTTCTGTGTTTAAGATTACAGGATTGGCTTCTACTGAATTGTTGCAAAAAGTGCAAAACGGGAATGCACTTAACTCCGAAGAACAGAAAGATTTTGTCCATGTAAAAGAACGTGTGGAACGTATCTGCCACAAGGCATACGAGAAAAAGGTCCGAATCTTTATTGATGCAGAAGAAACCTGGATACAAGATACAATAGACAGGCTGGCCTATGAAATGATGGAAATGTTTAACCATGAAGAGCCAATTGTCTATAATACTTTTCAGATGTATCGTTGGGATATGCTGGATAATCTGAAAAAGGCGCATGAAGCAGCAGTAGAAGGTGGCTATTTTCTGGGAGTGAAGTTGGTACGTGGAGCCTATATGGAAAAAGAAGGAAGAGTTGCTAAAGCAGAAGGAAGACAAGATCCGATTCAGCCTAATAAACCTTCTACTGACAGAGATTTTAATGACGCTTTACGTTTCTGTATAGCAAACTACCCTAAAATAGCTATTTGTGCAGGAACCCATAATGAAGAAAGTACCTATTTTCTTATAGAGTTAATGAAGGAGGCTGGAATAGCTCCTGCTGATTCGCATATATTCTTTGCTCAGCTATATGGAATGAGTGACAACTTATCGTATAACCTCTCTCATGCAGGATATAATGTAGCCAAGTATGTGCCCTATGGCCCTGTGGCTGCGGTAATGCCTTATCTGTTTCGCAGAGCTTCGGAAAATACAGCAATAGCAGGACAGAGTAGCCGAGAGTTTCGATTAATCAAAAAAGAGATGCGTCGCCGGAAATTATAA
- a CDS encoding Dabb family protein: MKKLLFSAVLFFAVSFIFAQTKSPKKNMNHIKKGFVHTVYFWLKEPNSQVAKDSLYQGLQLLATVGEIQEGYIGVPAETRRPVIDHSYAYSITFVFKSKADQDIYQEHPIHKKFIELYSHLWERVQVYDATSL, from the coding sequence ATGAAAAAGCTTTTGTTTTCTGCTGTTTTATTTTTTGCTGTTTCATTTATTTTTGCTCAAACCAAATCACCCAAGAAAAACATGAACCATATAAAGAAAGGGTTTGTACACACTGTATATTTCTGGCTGAAAGAACCTAATAGCCAGGTTGCCAAAGATTCATTGTATCAGGGATTGCAGTTGCTGGCAACAGTGGGTGAAATTCAGGAAGGATATATTGGAGTACCTGCTGAGACTCGTCGTCCTGTAATTGATCATTCCTATGCTTACTCAATCACTTTTGTGTTTAAAAGCAAAGCGGATCAGGATATTTATCAGGAACACCCAATCCACAAAAAGTTTATTGAGTTATACTCTCATTTGTGGGAACGTGTACAGGTATATGATGCTACAAGTTTATAA